A region from the Bacteroidota bacterium genome encodes:
- a CDS encoding lysoplasmalogenase, with amino-acid sequence MEHLPLILTILFSVGAVAYLALIHKLPFPGAFAIKAVPALTLAVAALLLIPGIHGKLLCAGFVLSAMGDISLSFEGEKFFIGGLVSFLLAHVIYVFTFSNGSEWTMDYVWLLGVLLVFGIGMVVVLNPHLGEMKLPVYVYISVILTMDTMAVLRGGSNAGLLIAGAFTFTLSDTLLALDKFRKPIPGAKYWVMTTYYAGQALICLAFLCGNPHAGCAFN; translated from the coding sequence ATGGAGCACCTTCCTCTGATTCTCACGATTCTCTTTTCCGTTGGCGCGGTGGCTTATCTCGCACTCATCCACAAATTGCCGTTTCCGGGAGCATTTGCCATCAAGGCCGTTCCAGCACTGACTTTGGCGGTGGCGGCGCTGTTGTTGATTCCGGGAATCCATGGAAAATTGCTCTGTGCGGGCTTTGTGCTCTCCGCCATGGGTGACATCAGCCTGAGTTTTGAGGGCGAAAAGTTCTTCATCGGCGGATTGGTTTCGTTCTTGCTCGCGCACGTCATCTATGTTTTTACATTTTCCAACGGCTCGGAATGGACCATGGACTATGTTTGGCTGCTCGGCGTGTTGCTGGTATTCGGAATCGGAATGGTGGTGGTGCTCAATCCGCATCTCGGCGAAATGAAGCTGCCGGTCTACGTCTATATTTCCGTGATTTTGACGATGGATACGATGGCGGTCTTAAGAGGAGGATCGAATGCAGGTTTGCTGATCGCGGGTGCATTCACCTTCACACTTTCAGATACCTTGCTCGCTCTGGACAAATTCAGAAAACCCATTCCCGGAGCGAAATACTGGGTCATGACGACCTACTATGCAGGCCAAGCGCTGATTTGCCTTGCCTTCCTCTGCGGCAATCCGCATGCAGGTTGCGCCTTCAATTAA
- a CDS encoding FAD-dependent oxidoreductase — protein MDRKHFLRLLALGGLVPMLGPSLSGCKKDGPLNEYSGTVTIIGAGAAGLYAGWLLKQAGATVKILEATDRIGGRIKELIGFADFPIELGAEEIHGHRSVWYDIVKDTNAEFIKDNDQNDYVIIDGVARPWDDLVGDAEFDKLIRLVEEMGNYTGGDIPFTDYLAQEGIATNLLPLANALLGNEYGTSNNHLSAKEVKIADNAWSAGNQNDLVKNRSFKSILDEKFADILSNVQLNTHIFRIDSSGSQVVCTDSNGIEYQSDKVIVTVPLGVLKAGLIEFLPELPFNKLQAIDRLGMGPGMKVILKFNQGFWPAGTGSIYGGGLVPEFWATGGGGRSANDNLLTAFVHGDNALTLSGMGAGLVPAICAELDQVYGNAVASSTLVSSHVEDWYANPYCQGTYSFPTVGSGNARKSLASSVDGKLFFAGEATHTEGHFATVHGAIETGYRAADEVVNS, from the coding sequence ATGGACAGGAAACACTTCTTGAGACTCTTGGCTCTCGGCGGATTGGTACCGATGCTAGGCCCAAGTCTGAGCGGTTGCAAAAAGGATGGCCCGCTCAACGAATACAGCGGAACTGTGACCATCATCGGCGCCGGTGCCGCTGGTTTGTATGCGGGATGGCTGTTGAAACAGGCTGGCGCAACGGTGAAAATTTTAGAGGCGACTGACCGCATCGGTGGACGCATCAAGGAACTGATCGGATTCGCGGATTTCCCCATCGAGTTGGGAGCTGAAGAAATCCATGGCCACCGCAGCGTTTGGTATGACATTGTCAAAGATACCAATGCTGAATTCATCAAAGACAATGACCAAAACGACTATGTGATCATTGACGGCGTTGCAAGGCCTTGGGATGACCTTGTTGGAGACGCTGAATTTGACAAGCTGATACGTCTTGTGGAGGAGATGGGAAATTATACGGGCGGTGATATCCCATTTACTGACTATTTAGCGCAAGAGGGAATTGCCACCAACCTTCTACCCTTGGCAAATGCCCTCCTCGGCAACGAATACGGCACCTCCAACAACCATCTGAGTGCCAAAGAGGTAAAAATAGCAGACAATGCCTGGTCGGCAGGCAACCAAAACGACCTCGTCAAAAACCGTTCCTTCAAGTCCATTCTCGATGAAAAATTCGCCGACATTTTGTCAAACGTCCAACTCAACACCCACATATTTCGCATCGATTCCTCAGGTTCACAGGTGGTTTGCACCGACAGCAACGGGATTGAATACCAAAGCGACAAGGTGATCGTAACGGTACCTCTGGGTGTCTTGAAGGCAGGTCTCATCGAATTTTTGCCGGAGCTCCCATTCAACAAACTTCAAGCCATCGATCGACTTGGAATGGGACCCGGGATGAAGGTGATTCTCAAATTCAATCAAGGATTTTGGCCTGCCGGAACCGGGTCGATCTATGGCGGCGGCTTGGTTCCAGAATTTTGGGCTACCGGTGGTGGCGGACGAAGTGCCAATGACAATTTGCTCACGGCATTCGTCCATGGCGACAATGCGCTCACCCTCAGCGGTATGGGCGCCGGCCTTGTTCCAGCGATTTGCGCCGAACTCGACCAAGTTTACGGAAACGCCGTTGCTAGCAGCACCTTGGTGTCGAGCCATGTCGAGGATTGGTATGCAAACCCCTATTGCCAAGGCACTTATTCCTTTCCGACGGTGGGCAGCGGCAACGCCCGCAAATCTCTGGCTTCATCCGTCGATGGAAAACTGTTCTTTGCTGGCGAAGCCACGCATACCGAGGGGCATTTTGCGACGGTTCACGGCGCAATTGAAACCGGTTACCGTGCAGCAGACGAAGTCGTCAATTCATAA